The Mustela erminea isolate mMusErm1 chromosome 6, mMusErm1.Pri, whole genome shotgun sequence genome includes a region encoding these proteins:
- the MYL6 gene encoding myosin light polypeptide 6 isoform X1 — translation MCDFTEDQTAEFKEAFQLFDRTGDGKILYSQCGDVMRALGQNPTNAEVLKVLGNPKSDEMNVKVLDFEHFLPMLQTVAKNKDQGTYEDYVEGLRVFDKEGNGTVMGAEIRHVLVTLGEKMTEEEVEMLVAGHEDSNGCINYEAFVRHILSG, via the exons ATG TGTGATTTCACCGAGGACCAGACTGCAG AGTTCAAGGAGGCCTTTCAGCTGTTTGACCGAACAGGGGATGGCAAGATCCTGTACAGCCAGTGTGGGGACGTGATGAGGGCCCTGGGCCAGAACCCCACGAACGCCGAGGTGCTCAAGGTCCTGGGGAACCCCAAGAGTGATG AGATGAATGTGAAGGTGCTGGACTTTGAACACTTCCTGCCCATGCTGCAGACTGTGGCCAAGAACAAGGACCAGGGCACTTATGAGGACTATGTCGAAGGCCTTCGGGTGTTTGACAAGGAGGGGAATGGCACCGTCATGGGTGCTGAAATCCGGCATGTTCTTGTCACCCTGG GTGAGAAGATGACGGAGGAAGAAGTAGAGATGCTGGTGGCAGGGCACGAGGACAGCAACGGTTGTATCAACTATGAAG CGTTTGTGAGGCATATCCTGTCGGGGTGA
- the MYL6 gene encoding myosin light polypeptide 6 isoform X2 — protein sequence MCDFTEDQTAEFKEAFQLFDRTGDGKILYSQCGDVMRALGQNPTNAEVLKVLGNPKSDEMNVKVLDFEHFLPMLQTVAKNKDQGTYEDYVEGLRVFDKEGNGTVMGAEIRHVLVTLGEKMTEEEVEMLVAGHEDSNGCINYEELVRMVLNG from the exons ATG TGTGATTTCACCGAGGACCAGACTGCAG AGTTCAAGGAGGCCTTTCAGCTGTTTGACCGAACAGGGGATGGCAAGATCCTGTACAGCCAGTGTGGGGACGTGATGAGGGCCCTGGGCCAGAACCCCACGAACGCCGAGGTGCTCAAGGTCCTGGGGAACCCCAAGAGTGATG AGATGAATGTGAAGGTGCTGGACTTTGAACACTTCCTGCCCATGCTGCAGACTGTGGCCAAGAACAAGGACCAGGGCACTTATGAGGACTATGTCGAAGGCCTTCGGGTGTTTGACAAGGAGGGGAATGGCACCGTCATGGGTGCTGAAATCCGGCATGTTCTTGTCACCCTGG GTGAGAAGATGACGGAGGAAGAAGTAGAGATGCTGGTGGCAGGGCACGAGGACAGCAACGGTTGTATCAACTATGAAG AGCTTGTCCGTATGGTGCTGAATGGCTGA